In one Diabrotica virgifera virgifera chromosome 5, PGI_DIABVI_V3a genomic region, the following are encoded:
- the LOC114343029 gene encoding vesicle-associated membrane protein-associated protein A-like codes for MSSKLEQVLEINPPNELVFKGRYDEPVTSTLTLTNPSDKRVMYKIKTTAPKMYCVRPPSGMINAKDTRHITISFQPSEDAIETTTHKFMVQSAYAPPGDVNMEQIWKNIIPAHLMDTKLKCVFNLKEEKNEERQDFTPKLVSTPISASSEINDVAQELLQDIKKEQESFLKLENQTLRDQIRQLQMEMRASNSTTDYNHNNYSYKVVYFVVSLVVAITGAVFGKYVL; via the coding sequence ATGTCGTCCAAACTAGAGCAAGTTCTAGAAATAAACCCCCCAAATGAGTTGGTTTTTAAAGGTCGATACGATGAACCCGTCACCTCCACCCTGACCTTAACGAACCCTTCAGACAAAAGAGTGATGTACAAAATCAAAACAACAGCTCCAAAGATGTACTGTGTTAGACCTCCTTCTGGAATGATAAATGCTAAAGACACACGTCATATAACAATTTCTTTTCAACCATCTGAAGATGCCATTGAGACAACCACACACAAATTCATGGTCCAAAGTGCGTACGCCCCACCAGGTGATGTAAATATGGAGCAAATAtggaagaatattataccggcgCATCTCATGGACACCAAACTTAAATGTGTCTTTAACTTAAAGGAGGAAAAGAATGAAGAGCGCCAGGACTTTACTCCAAAACTGGTGTCTACACCGATCAGTGCTTCCTCTGAAATCAACGATGTGGCTCAAGAACTTCTCCAAGACATTAAGAAGGAGCAAGAATCGTTCCTAAAGTTGGAAAACCAGACGCTGAGGGATCAGATCCGGCAGCTTCAAATGGAAATGCGAGCTTCAAATTCGACGACGGATTACAATCACAATAATTATTCTTATAAGGTGGTCTACTTTGTGGTATCTCTTGTAGTCGCGATTACAGGTGCTGTATTTGGAAAGTATGTTCTCTAA